The Polyodon spathula isolate WHYD16114869_AA unplaced genomic scaffold, ASM1765450v1 scaffolds_1417, whole genome shotgun sequence genome has a window encoding:
- the LOC121309627 gene encoding uncharacterized protein LOC121309627 — protein MTLSGYWSQFEKEFLAAHNDYRQQHGAPALKLSRDLSEAAQEWAEHLLKIRALKHGSTGENLYFGSSSTPKEVSGKDAVGCWYSEIKDYDFSKPGFGFNTGHFTQVVWKSSTEVGVGKATDGKMTFVVGRYSPPGNISNPGYFQENVLPKGSSVGKEMPSSGTAPTAAALKKPGSAPARPPPSAGQSSGFKAEVLEAHNAYRRQHGAPPLRLDAGLCRESQEWANHLLSLRALQHSDTSYGENIWYKWSSNKTDATGEEIVESWYNESKDYDFKHPGFQSNTGHFTQVVWVGSQRMGIGKATDGEGMVIAVARYDPAGNISNAGYFEKNVLPKGTPPAGGASGDPEPKQKGNGAASAGNSRVAGSGSFVQGFLESCNERRSAHGAKPLTENPEISRGAESWARHLLSLHRLKHSTTSHGENIWAKMGGADATLTGQEVVDTWYEEMKNYDFSQPGYQEKTGHFTQLVWRGSRTVGVGSASDGKGTVIVVAQFQPPGNITNPGFYARNVLPAGSKVTDQPEEEAVGKKTVGGSVAPIPEKELDRFSLSLLDTVNRFRKQHGAGPLKRNPALSKEAQDWAEHLLQIKALQSSDTEHGENLWYRWASSTAPPTGTEVAESWYKECSKYDFSSPGFTSGAGNFTQMIWRASLQVGTGVATDGKGMFIAVAFYDPPGNIANEGYFQDNVLPKGSVL, from the exons ATGACTCTCA GTGGATACTGGTCCCAGTTTGAGAAGGAGTTCCTGGCCGCGCACAATGATTACCGTCAGCAGCATGGAGCCCCGGCCCTGAAGCTCAGCCGTGACCTCAGCGAGGCTGCGCAGGAATGGGCAGAGCACCTGCTGAAGATCAGAGCCTTGAAGCACGGCTCCACAGGAGAGAACCTGTACTTCGGCAGCAGCTCTACGCCCAAGGAGGTGTCAG GGAAGGATGCTGTGGGCTGCTGGTACAGCGAGATTAAGGACTACGACTTCAGCAAACCTGGATTTGGATTCAATACAG GTCACTTCACCCAGGTAGTGTGGAAGAGCTCCACTGAGGTGGGGGTGGGGAAGGCCACTGATGGGAAGATGACCTTTGTGGTGGGGCGATACAGCCCCCCTGGGAACATCTCCAATCCTGGGTACTTCCAGGAGAACGTCCTGCCCAAGGGCAGCTCAG TGGGCAAGGAGATGCCCAGCAGTGGCACGGCCCCCACTGCTGCAGCCCTGAAGAAGCCAGGCAGTGCCCCCGCCCGACCCCCTCCCTCTGCGGGGCAGAGCTCTGGGTTCAAGGCAGAGGTGTTGGAGGCTCACAACGCTTACCGCCGGCAGCACGGAGCCCCCCCGCTGCGCCTGGATGCGGGGCTGTGCCGCGAGAGCCAGGAATGGGCCAATCATCTTCTCAGCCTCCGCGCCCTGCAGCACAGCGACACCAGCTACGGGGAGAACATCTGGTACAAGTGGAGCTCCAACAAGACAGATGCCACAG GTGAAGAGATtgtggagtcgtggtacaacgaGAGCAAGGATTACGATTTCAAACACCCAGGCTTCCAGAGCAACACAG GTCACTTCACCCAGGTGGTTTGGGTAGGCTCGCAGAGGATGGGCATCGGCAAGGCGACAGACGGTGAAGGAATGGTGATCGCAGTGGCTCGCTACGACCCGGCTGGTAACATCTCCAACGCGGGGTACTTTGAGAAGAATGTGCTGCCCAAGGGTACCCCGCCAGCAGGGGGTGCCAGCGGGGACCCAGAGCCAAAGCAGAAAGGGAATGGGGCAGCTTCAGCGGGGAACAGCCGCGTGGCAG GCTCAGGCAGCTTTGTGCAGGGCTTCCTAGAGTCGTGTAACGAGCGGCGGTCTGCTCACGGAGCCAAGCCCCTGACCGAGAACCCTGAGATCAGCAGGGGGGCGGAGAGCTGGGCCCGGCACCTCCTCTCCCTGCACAGGCTCAAGCACTCCACCACCTCCCACGGGGAGAACATCTGGGCCAAAATGGGCGGGGCGGACGCCACGCTGACAG GGCAGGAGGTAGTGGATACCTGGTATGAGGAAATGAAGAACTACGACTTTTCCCAACCGGGATACCAGGAGAAAACAG GGCACTTCACCCAGCTGGTGTGGCGCGGGTCTCGCACGGTGGGGGTGGGCAGTGCCTCGGACGGGAAGGGCACGGTCATCGTTGTGGCGCAGTTCCAGCCCCCCGGGAACATCACCAACCCCGGGTTCTACGCGCGCAACGTCCTGCCCGCCGGGTCGAAGGTCACCGACCAGCCCGAAGAGGAGGCTGTTGGGAAGAAGACCGTGGGCGGCAGCGTCGCCCCCATACCAG AAAAGGAGCTGGatcgcttctctctctctctgctggacACAGTGAACCGGTTCAGGAAGCAGCACGGGGCGGGACCCCTCAAACGAAACCCCGCCCTCTCCAAGGAGGCGCAGGATTGGGCGGAACACCTACTGCAAATCAAAGCCCTGCAGAGCAGCGACACCGAGCACGGAGAGAACCTCTGGTACCGCTGGGCCTCCAGCACAGCGCCCCCTACAG GTACGGAGGTGGCAGAGTCCTGGTATAAAGAATGCAGCAAATATGATTTCAGCTCTCCAGGCTTCACGAGCGGGGCAG GGAACTTCACTCAGATGATCTGGAGGGCCTCGTTGCAGGTGGGAACAGGAGTGGCGACGGACGGAAAGGGAATGTTCATCGCCGTCGCGTTCTACGATCCCCCCGGAAACATCGCCAACGAAGGCTACTTCCAGGACAACGTGCTTCCCAAGGGGAGCGTTCTCTAG